The Bombus vancouverensis nearcticus chromosome 17, iyBomVanc1_principal, whole genome shotgun sequence genome has a window encoding:
- the LOC143303947 gene encoding retinol dehydrogenase 13-like, translating to MTDTRRDIVVESSNKYVYCRPCDLASQKSIRDFAEQFKKEHKKRKLHILINNAGVMRCPKMYTQEGIELQFGVNHIGHFLLTNLLLDTLKDSAPSRIVNVSSSAHKRGKIKFDDLNNEKTYEPGEAYAQSKLANILFTKELANKLKGTGVTVNAVHPGIVRTEITRYMGIYQNFLGRLAVDTLY from the exons ATGACAGAT ACACGCCGTGACATAGTAGTAGAAAGTAGCAATAAATATGTTTATTGTAGACCATGTGATCTAGCATCTCAAAAAAGTATTAGGGATTTTGCAGAGCAATTTAAGAAAG AACACAAGAAAAGAAAGCTTCACATTCTTATAAATAATGCAGGAGTAATGAGATGTCCTAAGATGTATACCCAAGAAGGAATTGAATTGCAATTTGGTGTGAATCATATAGGACACTTTTTACTAACAAATTTATTGTTAGACACTTTAAAAGATTCTGCACCATCAAGGATTGTAAATGTTTCAAGTAGTGCACACAAGCGTGGCAAAATTAAATTCGACGATTTGAATAATGAGAAAACCTATGAGCCTGGCGAAGCATATGCACAGAGCAAATTAGCTAATATTCTATTTACAAAGGAATTGGCAAATAAATTGAAAG GAACTGGTGTTACAGTGAATGCCGTCCATCCTGGTATAGTACGAAcagaaataacgcgatatatgGGAATTTATCAAAACTTTTTAGGTAGATTGGCTGTAGatactctttattaa
- the LOC143303893 gene encoding regulator of microtubule dynamics protein 1-like produces the protein MGIWGLTKKRGDNEAIITTKEVLIAKADALYEQEQYQEIHDLLINYKDSGDIEIIWRLCRAMYKLSKIVSEVDGKKLIFEAYDLILEALEIKEDNWAAHKWASILLNSKTLYEGVKAQIKESYNIKKHMLRAMELNPKEPTLTYMLGTWCYQVADLTWYQRKIASVIFGEPPSSSFEEALKYFETAEEIDPNFYSQNLLMLGKTYLKLNQKELATKYLKMALDYPAKNEDDRDAKQEAQKLLKKF, from the exons atgggtatttggggtcttacaaaaaagagaggtgacaacgaagcaatcataactacaaaagaagttctaatagcaaaagccgatgcattatacgagcaagaacaataccaggaaatacatgaccttctaataaattataaa gatagcggtgatattgaaattatatggcgtttgtgtagagcaatgtataaattgtctaaaattgtgagtgaagtggatggaaagaaattaattttcgaagcttatgatttaatacttgaagcacttgagataaaagaggataattgggctgcacacaaatgggcatcgattcttcttaattctaagactctttatgaaggagtaaaagcacaaataaaagagtcatataatattaagaaacatatgctg agagcaatggaactaaatccaaaagaaccaacacttacgtacatgcttggtacttggtgctatcaagttgctgatttaacatggtatcaaagaaaaattgcatctgtaatatttggagaaccgccatcttcatcattcgaggaagctctaaaatattttgaaactgcagaggaaattgatcccaatttctatagtcaaaatttattaatgttgggaaaaacctacttaaaattaaatcaaaaagagctagctacgaaatatttaaaaatggcccttgattatcctgcaaagaacgaagatgatcgagatgctaaacaggaagcgcagaagttgttaaagaaattttaa
- the LOC143303948 gene encoding regulator of microtubule dynamics protein 1-like, with the protein MLITWLAMVPCSFTAMGIWGLTKKRGDNEAIITTKEVLIAKADALYEQEQYQEIHDLLINYKDSGDIEIIWRLCRAMYKLSKIVSEVDGKKLIFEAYDLILEALEIKEDNWAAHKWASILLNSKTLYEGVKAQIKESYNIKKHMLRAMELNPKEPTLTYMLGTWCYQVADLTWYQRKIASVIFGEPPSSSFEEALKYFETAEEIDPNFYSQNLLMLGKTYLKLNQKELATKYLKMALDYPAKNEDDRDAKQEAQKLLKKF; encoded by the exons ATGCTGATCACCTGGCTGGCTATGGTTCCCTGT tcgttcactgctatgggtatttggggtcttacaaaaaagagaggtgacaacgaagcaatcataactacaaaagaagttctaatagcaaaagccgatgcattatacgagcaagaacaataccaggaaatacatgaccttctaataaattataaa gatagcggtgatattgaaattatatggcgtttgtgtagagcaatgtataaattgtctaaaattgtgagtgaagtggatggaaagaaattaattttcgaagcttatgatttaatacttgaagcacttgagataaaagaggataattgggctgcacacaaatgggcatcgattcttcttaattctaagactctttatgaaggagtaaaagcacaaataaaagagtcatataatattaagaaacatatgctg agagcaatggaactaaatccaaaagaaccaacacttacgtacatgcttggtacttggtgctatcaagttgctgatttaacatggtatcaaagaaaaattgcatctgtaatatttggagaaccgccatcttcatcattcgaggaagctctaaaatattttgaaactgcagaggaaattgatcccaatttctatagtcaaaatttattaatgttgggaaaaacctacttaaaattaaatcaaaaagagctagctacgaaatatttaaaaatggcccttgattatcctgcaaagaacgaagatgatcgagatgctaaacaggaagcgcagaagttgttaaagaaattttaa
- the LOC117165116 gene encoding regulator of microtubule dynamics protein 1-like — translation MLTTKLCTISSFTAMGIWGLTKRRGDNEAIITTKEVLIAKADALYEQEQYQEIHDLINYKDSGDIEIIWRLCRAMYKLSKIVSEVDGKKLIFEAYDLILEALEIKEDNWAAHKWASILLNSKTLYEGVKAQIKESYNIKKHMQRAMELNPKEPTLMYMLGTWCYQVADLTWYQRKIASVIFGEPPSSSFEEALKYFETAEEIDPNFYSQNLLMLGKTYLKLNQKELATKYLKMALDYPAKNEDDRDAKQEAQKLLKKF, via the exons ATGTtaacaacaaaattatgtaccatatcgtcgttcactgctatgggtatttggggtcttacaaaaaggagaggtgacaacgaagcaatcataactacaaaagaagttctaatagcaaaagccgatgcattatacgagcaagaacaataccaggaaatacatgacctaataaattataaa gatagcggtgatattgaaattatatggcgtttgtgtagagcaatgtataaattgtctaaaattgtgagtgaagtggatggaaagaaattaattttcgaagcttatgatttaatacttgaagcacttgagataaaagaggataattgggctgcacacaaatgggcatcgattcttcttaattctaagactctttatgaaggagtaaaagcacaaataaaagagtcatataatattaagaaacatatgcag agagcaatggaactaaatccaaaagaaccaacacttatgtacatgcttggtacttggtgctatcaagttgctgatttaacatggtatcaaagaaaaattgcatctgtaatatttggagaaccgccatcttcatcattcgaggaagctctaaaatattttgaaactgcagaggaaattgatcccaatttctatagtcaaaatttattaatgttgggaaaaacctacttaaaattaaatcaaaaagagctagctacgaaatatttaaaaatggcccttgattatcctgcaaagaacgaagatgatcgagatgctaaacaggaagcgcagaagttgttaaagaaattttaa
- the LOC143303946 gene encoding regulator of microtubule dynamics protein 1-like yields the protein MLTTKLCTISSFTAMGIWGLTKRRGDNEAIITTKEVLIAKADALYEQEQYQEIHDLINYKDSGDIEIIWRLCRAMYKLSKIVSEVDGKKLIFEAYDLILEALEIKEDNWAAHKWASILLNSKTLYEGVKAQIKESYNIKKHMQRAMELNPKEPTLTYMLGTWCYQVADLTWYQRKIASVIFGEPPSSSFEEALKYFETAEEIDPNFYSQNLLMLGKTYLKLNQKELATKYLKMALDYPAKNEDDRDAKQEAQKLLKKF from the exons ATGTtaacaacaaaattatgtaccatatcgtcgttcactgctatgggtatttggggtcttacaaaaaggagaggtgacaacgaagcaatcataactacaaaagaagttctaatagcaaaagccgatgcattatacgagcaagaacaataccaggaaatacatgacctaataaattataaa gatagcggtgatattgaaattatatggcgtttgtgtagagcaatgtataaattgtctaaaattgtgagtgaagtggatggaaagaaattaattttcgaagcttatgatttaatacttgaagcacttgagataaaagaggataattgggctgcacacaaatgggcatcgattcttcttaattctaagactctttatgaaggagtaaaagcacaaataaaagagtcatataatattaagaaacatatgcag agagcaatggaactaaatccaaaagaaccaacacttacgtacatgcttggtacttggtgctatcaagttgctgatttaacatggtatcaaagaaaaattgcatctgtaatatttggagaaccgccatcttcatcattcgaggaagctctaaaatattttgaaactgcagaggaaattgatcccaatttctatagtcaaaatttattaatgttgggaaaaacctacttaaaattaaatcaaaaagagctagctacgaaatatttaaaaatggcccttgattatcctgcaaagaacgaagatgatcgagatgctaaacaggaagcgcagaagttgttaaagaaattttaa